Proteins encoded within one genomic window of Pseudorasbora parva isolate DD20220531a chromosome 3, ASM2467924v1, whole genome shotgun sequence:
- the si:dkey-125i10.3 gene encoding neurofilament heavy polypeptide codes for MSSDRQAVLQAIKVRTNLKKDGSWIQRAQEVLDTQLDVKCKPVQLVKPKNESSPESSRVSSSIMPYSESGAASSGLDSSTTPQRTYVKSASRKFDYLHSLRPVSSTENTPVKSGSHLVNSPYPVFEDSKRAHVNAVTVKPVEELLKKPANALVKGVGEKPLVKPVEEPLKTPADGPIKDEKPIVKPVEEPLKTPADAPKKDEKPIVKPVEEPLKTPADVPKKDEKPIVKPVEEPLKTPADVPKKDEKPIVKPVEEPLKTPADVPKKDEKPIVKPVEEPLKTPADVPKKDEKPIVKLAEEPLKTPADAPKKDEKPRVKPVEESLKTPADVPKKDEKPRVKPVEESLKTPADAHAKDVVEKPIVRPVEEPLKTPADVPKKDAMEKMIVKPVEEQLKTLADAPKNDVVEKPIDKPVEEPLKSHADAPKKDEKPIVKPVEESLKTPADAHVKDVVEKPIVRPVDEPLKTPADAHVKDVVEKPIVKLVEESLKTPADAHVKDLVEKPIVRPVDEPLKTPAVAPVDVTWKTTVGVSADQRKSSEALQEKTAKTLHENPSKPSGALTTEEIKETNQVERLTTPHAPVVETPLKPRQAENQPTSNHGELSLVSALKTPTTESSVRATTGKTEEPLVEAPAEQHRLNREAGLNVKGNMICSFCKLPLNGNTKITINIPDICCHPDCFKCNDCRSPLGDLSSSMYHYAGKVLCEKCFDQIFQL; via the exons ATGTCCAGTG ACAGACAGGCTGTGCTCCAGGCGATAAAAGTTCGAACCAATCTAAAAAAAGATGGAAGTTGGATTCAGAGAGCTCAAGAGGTTCTGGACACTCAGTTAGATGTAAAATG TAAACCAGTACAGCTAGTAAAACCTAAGAATGAATCATCTCCTGAGAGCAGTCGGGTCTCTTCCTCCATCATGCCATATTCAGAGAGTGGCGCTGCCTCCTCTGGTCTGGACTCGTCCACAACCCCTCAAAGGACTTATGTCAAGTCAGCTTCAAGGAAGTTTGA CTATCTGCACTCCCTTAGGCCTGTGAGTTCAACAGAAAACACACCAGTCAAGAGTGGGTCCCATCTGGTGAATAG TCCATATCCTGTCTTTGAGGACTCCAAGAGAGCACATGTAAATGCCGTAACAGTCAAACCTGTAGAAGAATTACTAAAGAAACCTGCAAATGCTCTTGTAAAGGGTGTAGGGGAGAAACCTTTAGTCAAACCTGTAGAGGAACCATTGAAGACACCTGCAGATGGTCCTATAAAGGATGAGAAACCTATAGTCAAACCTGTAGAGGAACCATTGAAGACACCTGCAGATGCTCCTAAAAAGGATGAGAAACCTATAGTCAAACCTGTAGAGGAACCATTGAAGACACCTGCAGATGTTCCTAAAAAGGATGAGAAACCTATAGTCAAACCTGTAGAGGAACCATTGAAGACACCTGCAGATGTTCCTAAAAAGGATGAGAAACCTATAGTCAAACCTGTAGAGGAACCATTGAAGACACCTGCAGATGTTCCTAAAAAGGATGAGAAACCTATAGTCAAACCTGTAGAGGAACCATTGAAGACACCTGCAGATGTTCCTAAAAAGGATGAGAAACCTATAGTCAAACTTGCAGAGGAACCATTGAAGACACCTGCAGATGCTCCTAAAAAGGATGAGAAACCTAGAGTTAAACCTGTAGAGGAATCATTGAAGACACCTGCAGATGTTCCTAAAAAGGATGAGAAACCTAGAGTCAAACCAGTAGAGGAATCATTGAAGACACCTGCAGATGCTCATGCAAAGGATGTAGTGGAGAAACCTATAGTCAGACCTGTAGAGGAACCATTGAAGACACCTGCAGATGTTCCTAAAAAGGATGCCATGGAGAAAATGATAGTCAAACCTGTAGAGGAACAATTGAAGACACTTGCAGATGCTCCTAAAAATGATGTAGTGGAGAAACCTATAGACAAACCTGTAGAGGAACCATTGAAATCACATGCAGATGCTCCTAAAAAGGATGAGAAACCTATAGTCAAACCTGTAGAGGAATCATTGAAGACACCTGCAGATGCTCATGTAAAGGATGTAGTGGAGAAACCTATAGTCAGACCTGTAGATGAACCACTGAAGACACCTGCAGATGCTCATGTAAAGGATGTAGTGGAGAAACCTATAGTCAAACTTGTAGAGGAATCATTGAAGACACCTGCAGATGCTCATGTAAAGGATTTAGTGGAGAAACCTATAGTCAGACCTGTAGATGAACCATTGAAGACACCTGCAGTTGCTCCTGTAGACGTAACATGGAAAACAACAGTAGGAGTTTCAGCAGACCAAAGAAAATCCAGTGAAGCACTGCAGGAAAAAACAGCCAAAACTCTACATGAGAATCCATCAAAACCTTCAGGTGCTCTGACCACAGAGGAAATAAAAGAAACCAATCAAGTGGAACGACTCACAACACCACATGCACCTGTAGTAGAGACTCCGCTCAAACCCAGACAGGCAGAAAACCAGCCTACAAGTAATCATGGAGAACTTTCACTTGTATCTGCTCTGAAAACTCCAACTACAGAATCATCAGTTAGAGCAACTACAGGAAAAACAGAAGAGCCTCTTGTGGAAGCCCCAGCAGAACAACACAGACTGAACAGGGAAGCTGGATTGAA TGTGAAAGGTAACATGATATGTTCCTTCTGCAAGCTGCCCTTAAACGGAAATACGAAAATTACCATCAACATTCCTGACATTTGCTGCCATCCAGATTGTTTCAAG tgtAATGACTGCAGAAGTCCTCTGGGTGATCTCTCCTCATCTATGTACCACTATGCTGGGAAAGTCCTCTGCGAGAAATGCTTTGATCAAATCTTCCAGCTCTGA
- the plp1b gene encoding proteolipid protein 1b isoform X1, which yields MFPVKQPWLCKALGCYDCCIRCLGAVPYTSLLATLLCYTGVALFCGGGHEALTHTHTFIELYFARDVQDFIVLADFIKYFQYVIYGLASFFFLYGLLLLAEGFYTTSAVKQTFGEFRSTQFGRCLSLTLIILTCILAVIWLVVFGFTAIPVLFFINMESSCHQVNILSETTLFNQQSRVCMDARMYGFLPWNAVPGVVCGNTLANICKTQEFYMTYDLYICAFAGAGITLIALFIYVVATTYNYAVLRFLGRKGIRC from the exons ATGTTTCCAGTGAAACAGCCGTGGTTGTGTAAAGCGCTAG GTTGCTATGACTGCTGCATCCGCTGCCTGGGCGCCGTGCCCTACACCAGCCTGCTGGCCACCCTGCTCTGCTACACCGGCGTGGCGCTCTTCTGTGGGGGAGGGCACGAggcgctcactcacacacacacattcatagaGCTCTACTTCGCAAGAGACGTCCAGGATTTCATCGTGCTGGCAGACTT CATAAAATATTTCCAGTATGTGATCTACGGTCTGGCCTCCTTCTTTTTCCTCTATGGATTGTTGCTGTTGGCTGAAGGTTTTTACACCACCAGTGCAGTAAAGCAGACATTCGGAGAATTCAGGAGCACCCAGTTCGGGCGCTGCCTCAGCctgact TTGATAATCCTGACGTGCATTCTCGCGGTGATTTGGCTGGTTGTCTTTGGCTTCACTGCCATTCCTGTGCTCTTCTTCATTAATATGGAAAGCTCCTGTCACCAAGTCAACATTCTGTCGGAAACCACCTTGTTCAACCAGCAATCTAGGGTCTGCATGGACGCACGGATGTATG GGTTTCTTCCCTGGAATGCTGTGCCAGGAGTTGTTTGTGGAAATACACTGGCTAACATCTGCAAAACACAAGAG TTCTACATGACCTATGATCTTTACATCTGTGCATTTGCTGGAGCAGGAATCACCCTTATTGCCCTG TTCATTTACGTGGTTGCCACCACCTACAACTACGCCGTTCTGAGGTTTCTCGGAAGGAAGGGAATCCGTTGCTAG
- the plp1b gene encoding proteolipid protein 1b isoform X2, whose protein sequence is MGCYDCCIRCLGAVPYTSLLATLLCYTGVALFCGGGHEALTHTHTFIELYFARDVQDFIVLADFIKYFQYVIYGLASFFFLYGLLLLAEGFYTTSAVKQTFGEFRSTQFGRCLSLTLIILTCILAVIWLVVFGFTAIPVLFFINMESSCHQVNILSETTLFNQQSRVCMDARMYGFLPWNAVPGVVCGNTLANICKTQEFYMTYDLYICAFAGAGITLIALFIYVVATTYNYAVLRFLGRKGIRC, encoded by the exons atgG GTTGCTATGACTGCTGCATCCGCTGCCTGGGCGCCGTGCCCTACACCAGCCTGCTGGCCACCCTGCTCTGCTACACCGGCGTGGCGCTCTTCTGTGGGGGAGGGCACGAggcgctcactcacacacacacattcatagaGCTCTACTTCGCAAGAGACGTCCAGGATTTCATCGTGCTGGCAGACTT CATAAAATATTTCCAGTATGTGATCTACGGTCTGGCCTCCTTCTTTTTCCTCTATGGATTGTTGCTGTTGGCTGAAGGTTTTTACACCACCAGTGCAGTAAAGCAGACATTCGGAGAATTCAGGAGCACCCAGTTCGGGCGCTGCCTCAGCctgact TTGATAATCCTGACGTGCATTCTCGCGGTGATTTGGCTGGTTGTCTTTGGCTTCACTGCCATTCCTGTGCTCTTCTTCATTAATATGGAAAGCTCCTGTCACCAAGTCAACATTCTGTCGGAAACCACCTTGTTCAACCAGCAATCTAGGGTCTGCATGGACGCACGGATGTATG GGTTTCTTCCCTGGAATGCTGTGCCAGGAGTTGTTTGTGGAAATACACTGGCTAACATCTGCAAAACACAAGAG TTCTACATGACCTATGATCTTTACATCTGTGCATTTGCTGGAGCAGGAATCACCCTTATTGCCCTG TTCATTTACGTGGTTGCCACCACCTACAACTACGCCGTTCTGAGGTTTCTCGGAAGGAAGGGAATCCGTTGCTAG